The Scyliorhinus canicula chromosome 13, sScyCan1.1, whole genome shotgun sequence genome contains a region encoding:
- the LOC119975834 gene encoding zinc-binding protein A33-like isoform X2 encodes MASRQQEESLSEEAICPICLDFFTDPVSLECGHNFCRSCITQCWEKKERNSCPECRQEFPERNLRASRVLVNLAEKARKLKLNQKEKESKLYCEEHQEELKLFCETDKKLICLICRDSRIHKSHNFLPIVEAVEIYKDEVKSSFDSLTQKKSTVLEMEQQQKQKISQIRKQSVSLQSHITSEFTKMHQILTEKEQRFIRDLREEEEQILKPMEENLCEIQENLNSIQEKLSKLENQLEQKDGVRFLKEEASGKRRIGDEGKKLSLADGVLSVGKFNSPLPFPGWREMLDVINPVSVTLDVETANFWLEVSEDLKSLRRSWTQRSLPDTNKRFTHCPCVLGSEGFTSGRHYWEVEVTGNRGWSLGIAAESVERKDSVSRSPETGFWTIERFHDRFYINSSPESPLPVSQIPGKVGVYLSYESGTVSFYNVDTKSHLHTFTGNKFTEKLYPFFWILDVYQFMRICSGSDPDRERGGASGW; translated from the exons ATGGCTTCCAGACAACAGGAGGAAAGTTTGTCCGAGGAGGCAATTTGTCCCATTTGTCTTGATTTCTTCACTGATCCGGTTTCACTGGAGTGTGGACACAACTTCTGCCGCTCCTGTATCACCCAGTGTTGGGAAAAGAAGGAGAGAAACTCCTGCCCGGAATGTCGACAGGAGTTTCCAGAAAGAAACCTCAGAGCCAGTCGGGTCTTAGTGAATCTGGCTGAGAAAGCTCGAAAATTAAAGCTGAATCAGAAAGAGAAGGAAAGTAAACTTTACTGTGAGGAACATCAGGAAGAACTGAAGCTGTTTTGTGAAACTGACAAGAAATTAATCTGTCTGATCTGTAGAGATTCACGGATACACAAGTCACACAACTTCCTGCCGATTGTAGAGGCTGTTGAAATCTACAAG GATGAGGTGAAATCTTCCTTCGATTCTCTCACACAGAAGAAATCGACGGTTCTagaaatggagcagcagcagaaacaGAAGATTTCCCAAATTAGG AAACAGTCAGTCAGTCTGCAGAGCCACATCACATCCGAGTTCACTAAAATGCACCAGATTCTCACTGAGAAAGAGCAGCGTTTCATCCGAGATCTCAGGGAAGAAGAGGAACAAATTCTAAAACCAATGGAGGAAAATCTTTGTGAAATTCaggagaatttaaattccattcagGAGAAACTCTCAAAGTTGGAAAACCAGTTGGAACAAAAAGACGGAGTGAGATTTCTGAAG GAGGAAGCATCTgggaagaggag GATTGGCGATGAGGGTAAAAAGCTGTCACTAGCAGATGGTGTCCTGTCAGTCGGAAAATTCAACAGCCCTTTACCGTTCCCAGGTTGGAGAGAAATGCTGGATGTCATTAACCCTG tctctgtgacCCTGGATGTGGAAACAGCGAATTTCTGGCTCGAGGTGTCTGAGGATCTGAAGAGTTTGAGACGGTCCTGGACCCAGAGGAGTCTCCCTGACACCAATAAGAGGTttacacactgtccctgtgtgctgggatcagagggattcacatcggggagacattactgggaggtggaggtgacgGGGAATCGGGGCTGGAGTCTGGGAATAGCCGCAGAGTCTGTGGAAAGGAAGGACTCGGTCAGTCGGAGCCCAGAGACTGGATTCTGGACCATTGAGCGGTTTCATGATCGGTTTTATATAAACTCCTCTCCTGAATCCCCTCTCCCTGTCAGTCAGATCCCCGGGAAGGTGGGAGTTTATCTCAGTTATGAGTCTGGGACAGTGTCATTTTACAACGTGGACACCAAGTCCCATCTCCACACCTTCACTGGGAATAAATTCACTGAGAAACTTTATCCTTTCTTCTGGATTTTGGATGTATACCAGTTTATGAGAATCTGCTCCGGTTCTGATCCTGATCGGGAAAGGGGCGGGGCCTCAGGGTGGTGA